The following DNA comes from Helicobacter sp. 11S03491-1.
CTGATATAGGCTTACCTATAGTAAAAAACGATAGCCAAGGTAATATTAATGCCAGAATTAATCTCATATGAACTCCTTAATTTTTATTTATATTTTAAAACCGATAAGCATAATTGAGTGTGAGGTAAGAAAAGGAACCTATAGTGGCTTTTTGACAATAATTATAATCAATATTTTTTAATAAAACGAAACCTTTATTAACGCTGTTATAGCGATACATCACTTCAAACTGATGATGTCCATAATAATAATGCAATCCGATGACGGGATAAATCATATTCGAAAAGATATTGTTAATTTTATTAGTTTTTAAATAACCGTCTATACTTTTAGTCATTATTTTCCCTCCTGTATAAACACTAAACTCATACCCCAAACCGACATTTAAACCTAAAGTATGCTTACCTTTTTCAAAGAAATCCCAGAGGTATTTAACATCTAAACCGACTTTAATTGGAATGTAGGAATAACTACTTCTTAGAGCTATCAAGTTACTTGTAAGATTTCCGTCGCTATCTCTCTGATTTATTTTTGTGTCTAAATTAGAAGAAATATACCCCGAATACAAATGAGCAGATACTTTTAACCCATGTCTTTGGGATTCTCCGAAGTAATGTTGATAACCTCCGACTAAACCTATATCAAAAGTAGTGGAAAGGCTTGGTTGGAAGAATGTACTTTCAGTGTCATAAGGAGTAAAAATAAATTTTCCCAAATTCCCCTCTACCCCCAAAAAGAATCCATTTTTTGAATCTTTATTTGATTTGTTTGGAACATTATTTACAGAAGTTAAGTTTTTATTAGTCATTTTACCTTTTGCTTCTGTCTGTTGATTCTGTAATTCCAATTCCTTTCTTTGATTTTGGAGTTCTAAGATCTTATTTTCTTTTTCCAATCTTTTGATCTCATCATCAAGCTGATCTGCTACAATAAAAGTATTCCCTAACAATAATGTTGCAACCGATAAACCGATTACCTTTTTCATGATTTTTCCTTTCTGTTCTGTCAATGTGTTGCTTTATTTATTATGAAACCTCTGTATTTATTAAATATATTTCATAATAATAAGCAAGAAGTGTATTTAAATAATTCTTAAAAATAAATAATTAATAATTGATTTTTTTGATAAATTCTCTATTTATTTATTTATTTATCCTTTATTTTCTAAAACTTTAGAAAAATGCTAGCGCAAATTTAGCTGAAATATCTTTATTAAGGATATTTCAGAATGGAATTTCTTCACCTTCACCTAAAAGAGAAATAATTTCTTCGTGTTTGGCAGAAGATTCTTGAGATTCTTTTGAGGGTGCTTGGGCATTCTCTTGTATTGGAGTGTCTGAAACACCGGAAGAGACATTGGTTGTTGGGTTTTCACTCCGGGCATTCTCTTCTTGGGCAAGTTCTTGGGTTTGGGCTTTGGTATCCATCATTTGCATGCTTTCAGCCATGATGGTATGCTTGCTTCTTTTTGTGCCATGTTGATCTGTCCAACTCTCCAAACTCAAGCGTCCTTCAATCAAAACTTTCGAACCTTTTCTGAGATATTCATTAGCCACTTCTGCTCCCCTGCCAAAGAGTTTGACATCTACAAAACACACTTCTTGCCCTTGTGTTCCATCTTGTTTTTTATATTTGCGATTGCTTGCAAGCCCTAAAATTGCCAATGCAGATCCGTTGGGTAAATATTTCAATTCTACATCACGGGTTAAATTCCCTACCATAATGACTTTGTTATACATAATTTTACTCCTTGTATATTTTTAATTTTAATTCAATTTATTGGAGGGATTAAAATAATCTCTCCAAAACAATGTATTCTGCTTGAGGTTGTTTCCAAATCCTGAAATTGCCCTTTTGGCTAAATTCCACATAATCCGGCACACAATCACTTTTTGAAATACTCTCAATAGGGATTTCATCAATCAAGAGTTTATATCCCTCTCTCAAAAAAGAGATAGGTTTCTCAAAAACATAGCCATGATAAAAACCATCACTTCCAAACCCATGAGGGATAATTAAGAATTCTCCATTGCTCCAAATGCCCATACAGCAAATATCTGATATAAATTCAAAGCGCCCTGAACACTCAATTTGATTCCCTTCAACCAATAAAGGGATTTTTTTGTAATGTTCTTCAAAATCTGAAAAATAAAAATCCCCGAAATTTTTATCAAGCATTTTTACTTCAAAGTTTTCAATATCAATTT
Coding sequences within:
- a CDS encoding single-stranded DNA-binding protein is translated as MYNKVIMVGNLTRDVELKYLPNGSALAILGLASNRKYKKQDGTQGQEVCFVDVKLFGRGAEVANEYLRKGSKVLIEGRLSLESWTDQHGTKRSKHTIMAESMQMMDTKAQTQELAQEENARSENPTTNVSSGVSDTPIQENAQAPSKESQESSAKHEEIISLLGEGEEIPF